One Chryseobacterium indoltheticum DNA segment encodes these proteins:
- a CDS encoding spondin domain-containing protein, protein MKRNILKMTTLGFGLMTIFSLSSCDDDEMMVMESPMEKTITFENIVTPKDFVESGSFQGTNTPVIMPGESVSFKFIAGKAQSLMFATMYGASKDWFFASKQPGIKLFDANGNAITGDVSSEVLLWDNGTKDNTTGTAQNNPIAQVPNVNASQLVKLNLSYDIMKSEFTLMITNTSGGTANATPLSPGVWAVSNYNGSQLLNSAPFFTPNALSNPEITDIAQMGSITKMVTKLNANTGIMTGLSPALVVVYSGNQNPIYQAGQLDSGNGLKEVSQTGNVMKLQTTLKAMPNVKGVYIAGNAPLAPGSKMMTSFSFTPGDKIAYVTMFGFSNDWFYANEQSIDAGTTGDLTSKTTLYDSGTGVNQYPGAGNRQSLFGGTPQAESIVISKVGTQYPVPAVQNVLKVTVN, encoded by the coding sequence ATGAAAAGGAACATTTTAAAAATGACAACGCTCGGATTTGGGCTTATGACAATTTTCAGCCTTTCATCATGTGATGATGACGAAATGATGGTGATGGAAAGTCCTATGGAAAAAACAATTACTTTTGAAAATATTGTTACCCCAAAAGATTTTGTAGAAAGTGGCAGCTTTCAGGGAACCAATACTCCGGTTATTATGCCTGGAGAATCAGTCTCTTTTAAATTCATTGCAGGAAAAGCGCAGTCTTTAATGTTCGCAACGATGTACGGAGCATCCAAAGATTGGTTTTTTGCATCAAAACAGCCCGGAATAAAATTATTTGATGCTAATGGAAATGCCATTACCGGCGACGTTTCTTCGGAAGTTTTATTATGGGACAACGGCACAAAAGACAATACTACTGGAACCGCTCAGAACAATCCTATCGCTCAGGTTCCCAATGTGAATGCCTCTCAACTGGTAAAACTAAATCTTAGCTACGACATTATGAAATCTGAATTTACCTTAATGATAACAAACACCTCTGGAGGAACAGCTAATGCGACACCTTTATCTCCGGGAGTTTGGGCAGTTTCAAACTATAATGGTTCGCAATTGCTTAATTCTGCTCCATTTTTTACACCTAATGCATTATCAAATCCAGAAATTACAGATATTGCTCAAATGGGAAGCATTACTAAAATGGTAACCAAACTTAATGCAAATACAGGAATTATGACCGGGCTTTCTCCTGCTTTGGTTGTGGTTTACAGTGGTAATCAAAACCCTATTTACCAAGCAGGCCAGCTAGATTCTGGTAATGGATTAAAAGAAGTTTCTCAAACCGGAAATGTTATGAAACTTCAAACTACTTTAAAAGCTATGCCTAACGTAAAAGGAGTTTATATTGCAGGAAATGCTCCTCTAGCACCGGGAAGCAAGATGATGACCAGCTTTTCATTTACACCGGGAGATAAAATAGCCTACGTAACCATGTTTGGCTTTTCTAATGACTGGTTTTATGCTAATGAGCAAAGTATTGATGCGGGTACAACAGGCGATCTTACATCAAAAACAACTTTGTATGATTCGGGAACAGGAGTCAATCAATATCCTGGAGCAGGAAACCGTCAGTCTTTATTTGGAGGAACTCCTCAGGCAGAAAGTATTGTTATTTCGAAAGTAGGAACTCAATATCCCGTACCTGCAGTACAAAATGTCTTAAAAGTGACCGTGAATTAA
- a CDS encoding S46 family peptidase codes for MKRIFLLFTFLLGFAQMRADEGMWLLMLIKRLNGVDMQKQGLKLTPEEIYSVNNSSLKDAIVSFGGFCTGEIVSDKGLIFTNHHCGYGAIAAASTPEKDYLKNGFWAMNQKDEFNSKDLYVRFLVRMDDATQRINSKLNENMSPADRKAVIDAETKAIQAENSENGKYTVVVKDFFNGNEFYYFVYQDYKDIRLVGAPPSALGKFGGDTDNWEWPRHTADFTVFRVYADAAGNPAEFKPTNVPLKPKHYLPVSLKGYKPGDFSMILGYPGRTNRYLTSYGIDQMVNKDYPAWVEASRLAMDVMKKYMDKDKTTQLAYASQYASVANYWKNRQGTIDAVKNNGTIADKEAIEKIYRDWSVQPNNESYDGVLEGIKAYYKQVSDRNVEKNYASILTRNTKYISLSYQLGSLLDAYALQDMKGRLAMKPKVEEAIKTAYESINTDLESEMITSMVKLYQSKVNPDVASKTIMDLDANNLAKMAASSIFANKTSATNFMMNPDRLKLDADPLSKIAKGIIADQKYSAERFVKVDDNFAKNNRLFLGGLMKAMPEKKFYPDANSTMRLTYGSIDTLPIRDDRNYFGVTDNYYTTMEGLVGKYKAGDEEFDLPQRVIALHNMKDYGQYADKAGYMPVNFLSNNDITGGNSGSPVIDGEGNLIGIAFDGNSEALSGDIVFEDKWQKTINVDIRFVLWTIDKYAGARRIVDELKLVRDENTPADTGKSKLKNVAPAKKKK; via the coding sequence ATGAAAAGAATATTTTTACTATTCACTTTCTTGTTAGGCTTTGCTCAAATGAGGGCAGACGAAGGAATGTGGCTATTGATGCTCATCAAAAGACTTAATGGGGTAGACATGCAAAAACAGGGTCTAAAGTTGACTCCGGAAGAGATTTATTCTGTAAACAACTCTAGCTTAAAAGATGCAATCGTAAGCTTTGGAGGATTTTGTACAGGAGAAATCGTTTCAGACAAAGGGTTGATTTTTACAAATCACCACTGCGGGTACGGTGCTATTGCAGCGGCTTCAACTCCTGAAAAAGATTACCTGAAAAATGGTTTCTGGGCAATGAATCAGAAAGATGAGTTTAACTCTAAAGATCTTTATGTAAGATTTTTGGTAAGAATGGATGATGCTACGCAGAGAATCAATTCTAAACTAAACGAAAATATGTCTCCGGCTGACAGAAAAGCTGTAATTGATGCTGAGACTAAAGCAATTCAGGCAGAAAATTCTGAAAACGGAAAATATACTGTTGTAGTAAAAGATTTCTTCAACGGGAATGAATTTTACTATTTTGTTTATCAGGATTATAAAGATATCAGATTAGTAGGTGCACCGCCTTCAGCATTAGGTAAATTCGGAGGTGACACAGATAACTGGGAATGGCCTAGACATACTGCTGACTTTACAGTTTTCAGAGTATATGCAGATGCAGCAGGAAATCCTGCAGAATTTAAGCCAACCAACGTTCCTTTGAAGCCTAAGCATTATTTACCTGTTTCTCTTAAAGGATACAAACCTGGTGATTTCTCAATGATTCTAGGATATCCGGGAAGAACAAACCGTTACCTTACCTCTTATGGTATTGATCAAATGGTAAACAAAGATTATCCGGCTTGGGTAGAAGCTTCAAGACTTGCAATGGATGTGATGAAGAAGTATATGGATAAAGATAAGACAACTCAGCTTGCCTACGCTTCACAATATGCTTCTGTTGCCAACTATTGGAAAAACAGACAAGGAACAATTGATGCCGTGAAAAATAACGGAACAATTGCCGATAAAGAAGCTATTGAAAAAATCTACAGAGATTGGTCTGTACAGCCAAACAACGAAAGTTATGATGGCGTTTTAGAAGGTATCAAAGCTTATTACAAGCAGGTATCTGATAGAAATGTTGAGAAAAATTATGCTTCTATTCTTACAAGAAATACAAAATACATCAGCCTTTCTTACCAATTGGGAAGTCTTTTAGATGCTTATGCTTTACAGGATATGAAAGGTAGACTGGCCATGAAACCGAAAGTAGAAGAAGCTATTAAAACCGCTTACGAAAGCATCAATACTGATTTAGAATCAGAAATGATTACTTCTATGGTTAAGCTTTACCAAAGCAAAGTAAATCCTGATGTTGCTTCTAAAACAATTATGGATCTAGACGCCAACAATCTTGCAAAAATGGCGGCTTCATCAATATTTGCCAACAAAACTTCGGCTACAAATTTTATGATGAACCCAGACCGTTTGAAATTGGATGCAGATCCGCTTTCAAAAATCGCAAAAGGAATTATAGCTGATCAAAAATATTCGGCAGAAAGATTTGTGAAGGTTGACGATAATTTTGCTAAAAACAACCGTCTTTTCTTAGGTGGTTTAATGAAAGCAATGCCTGAGAAAAAATTCTATCCGGATGCAAACTCTACAATGAGGCTTACTTACGGATCTATTGATACCTTACCAATAAGAGACGACAGAAATTACTTTGGTGTTACTGACAACTACTACACAACAATGGAAGGTTTAGTAGGAAAATATAAAGCTGGTGACGAAGAATTTGATCTTCCACAAAGAGTAATTGCACTTCACAACATGAAAGATTATGGCCAATATGCTGATAAAGCAGGTTACATGCCGGTAAACTTCCTTTCTAATAATGATATTACAGGCGGTAACTCTGGTTCACCGGTAATTGATGGAGAAGGAAACCTTATCGGTATTGCTTTCGACGGAAACAGTGAAGCATTGAGCGGAGATATTGTATTTGAAGACAAATGGCAAAAAACAATCAATGTTGACATCCGTTTTGTTCTTTGGACAATTGACAAATATGCAGGTGCAAGAAGAATTGTAGACGAACTAAAATTAGTTAGAGACGAAAATACTCCAGCTGATACAGGGAAATCTAAACTAAAAAATGTTGCTCCGGCAAAAAAGAAAAAGTAA
- a CDS encoding META domain-containing protein, whose protein sequence is MKNILSFLSAFFILNLAVSCSTAKLNNQHYQREWMLVSFDGFTKEELVKNKAEINLTAPATDGKIRGTAMMGCNRMFFTSKFKSKNKVEFSGLGSTLMACQEMNLETEFTKVFEKMTRYEINGHFLTLYDDKGTQMQFIAADWD, encoded by the coding sequence ATGAAAAACATTTTATCATTTCTTTCCGCCTTTTTTATTTTAAATTTAGCTGTAAGCTGCTCTACGGCAAAGTTGAATAATCAGCACTACCAAAGAGAATGGATGTTGGTTTCGTTTGATGGCTTCACAAAAGAAGAGCTTGTAAAAAATAAAGCAGAGATCAACCTTACTGCGCCAGCAACAGACGGTAAAATCCGAGGAACAGCGATGATGGGCTGCAACAGAATGTTTTTTACTTCAAAATTTAAATCTAAAAACAAAGTGGAGTTTTCCGGGTTAGGAAGCACCTTAATGGCTTGTCAGGAAATGAATCTGGAAACAGAATTCACAAAAGTTTTTGAAAAAATGACTCGTTATGAAATCAATGGCCATTTTCTTACGCTTTATGATGACAAAGGAACTCAAATGCAATTTATCGCTGCAGATTGGGATTAA
- the hflX gene encoding GTPase HflX gives MLEKKQHSYEKAVLVGVVTQNQDADKLQEYMDELEFLAHTAGATIDRRFTQNLTQPDPKTFVGSGKAQEIKEYVKENEIGTIIFDDELSPSQLKNLEKEIEVKILDRTNLILDIFAQRAQTSYARTQVELAQYQYLLPRLSKMWSHLDKQKGGIGMRGPGETEIETDRRIIRDRISLLKDKLKIIDKQMATQRNNRGKVVRAALVGYTNVGKSTLMNAISKSDVFAENKLFATLDTTVRKVVIGNLPFLLTDTVGFIRKLPTQLVESFKSTLDEVREADLLIHVVDISHESFEDHIESVNQILMEINAHQKPMIMIFNKIDDFSYEKKDEDDLTPSSSKNVSLEEWKRTWMAKSKHPAVFISALTKENFPEMKRLVYDEVMKIHISRFPYNDFLFEYFDNDEDEASEKED, from the coding sequence ATGCTAGAAAAGAAACAACATAGTTACGAAAAGGCAGTTTTGGTGGGCGTTGTTACCCAAAATCAAGATGCTGATAAGTTGCAGGAATATATGGACGAGCTGGAGTTTTTAGCTCATACGGCGGGCGCTACAATAGACAGGCGCTTTACTCAGAATTTAACTCAGCCAGATCCCAAAACCTTTGTAGGAAGTGGAAAAGCACAGGAAATAAAAGAATATGTAAAGGAAAATGAGATCGGAACCATAATTTTTGATGATGAATTGTCTCCCTCTCAACTTAAAAATCTTGAAAAAGAAATTGAAGTAAAAATTCTTGACAGAACCAATCTTATTCTCGATATTTTCGCACAAAGAGCACAAACTTCTTATGCAAGAACTCAGGTTGAATTGGCGCAATACCAATATTTGCTGCCGAGATTGAGCAAAATGTGGTCTCACTTAGATAAGCAAAAAGGGGGAATCGGAATGCGTGGTCCCGGTGAAACAGAGATTGAAACCGACAGAAGGATCATCCGCGACAGAATATCTTTATTGAAAGACAAGCTGAAAATTATCGACAAACAAATGGCAACCCAACGTAATAACCGCGGGAAAGTAGTTCGTGCTGCTTTGGTAGGGTATACCAACGTAGGAAAGTCAACTTTGATGAATGCTATTTCTAAGTCTGATGTGTTTGCCGAAAATAAACTTTTTGCAACTTTAGATACAACCGTAAGAAAAGTAGTAATCGGAAATTTACCTTTTCTTTTGACGGATACCGTAGGTTTCATCAGAAAATTGCCGACTCAATTGGTAGAATCATTTAAGTCTACTTTGGATGAGGTGCGTGAAGCCGATTTATTGATTCACGTTGTTGATATTTCTCACGAAAGCTTCGAAGATCATATAGAATCTGTGAATCAGATTTTAATGGAAATCAATGCACATCAGAAACCAATGATTATGATTTTCAATAAAATTGATGATTTCAGTTACGAGAAAAAAGACGAGGACGATCTTACGCCAAGTTCAAGCAAAAACGTTTCTCTTGAAGAATGGAAGAGAACCTGGATGGCAAAATCTAAGCACCCTGCAGTTTTCATTTCTGCTCTTACGAAAGAAAATTTCCCTGAGATGAAAAGACTGGTTTATGATGAGGTGATGAAAATTCATATTTCAAGATTCCCATACAATGATTTCCTCTTCGAATATTTCGATAACGACGAAGACGAAGCTTCAGAAAAAGAAGATTAA
- a CDS encoding DUF4919 domain-containing protein codes for MNCRILFFLLILPFFGFGQKTKLDLKNIEKNLSNPKSAYNYDRLIFKFRGLPKSIDSTEAQHLYYGRNFRKDLVSQAGDDFKELAEAFKSNNFIECIRLGKILYSKDPTNLDVILILLRSYDQTKDIGNFAHHISQLRLLTDAIKDSGDGKSEKTAFKVNSVGDEYIFLNVMNVGQDYTRASKTLKDGIVDVWEKGENKIYIKVLYLDLIF; via the coding sequence ATGAATTGCAGAATTTTATTCTTTTTACTTATTCTTCCGTTTTTTGGCTTTGGTCAAAAGACAAAACTCGATTTGAAAAATATCGAGAAAAACCTCAGCAATCCCAAATCTGCGTACAATTACGACAGACTTATCTTTAAATTCAGAGGACTTCCAAAATCTATCGACAGTACAGAAGCGCAGCATTTGTACTACGGAAGAAATTTCAGGAAAGATCTGGTTTCCCAAGCAGGAGACGATTTCAAAGAATTAGCAGAGGCTTTCAAAAGCAACAATTTTATAGAATGCATCAGGCTTGGTAAAATACTTTATTCAAAAGATCCTACCAACCTTGATGTTATTCTTATTTTACTGCGTTCCTATGATCAGACAAAAGATATAGGAAACTTCGCTCATCACATTTCCCAATTAAGGCTCCTTACGGATGCTATCAAAGATTCCGGGGACGGAAAATCAGAAAAAACAGCATTTAAAGTAAACAGCGTGGGAGATGAGTATATCTTTCTCAATGTAATGAATGTGGGACAAGACTATACAAGAGCTTCTAAAACTTTGAAAGATGGTATCGTCGACGTTTGGGAAAAAGGCGAGAACAAAATTTATATCAAAGTACTTTATTTAGACTTAATTTTTTAA
- a CDS encoding cation:proton antiporter, whose translation MELYYSFSALIVLASIFAYINYRFLKLPSTIGIMVIAIVVSIILVLFGESFLPKTFGHLNDLMNSIDFTEVLMGAMLNFLLFAGGIHININDLKEQFRPVLIFSTAGVIISTFIVGFGMFYLLPLVGLKIPFIYCLVFGALISPTDPVAVLSVLKQANVSKSLETKIAGESLFNDGMAVVVFTVVLQLAVGKEVDLGVENITILLMKEAGGGLLLGVLLGWVTSRLMREIDDYIISVLVTLAVVMGGYLVARQMHVSGPLTMVAAGLFMGNFNVKFKMKSITQDYLIKFWELIDEILNAVLFLFIGFELLMIKDLNHYVVPGLLAIAVVLIARFISIWGPTKFMSFRTRFSPQTIKVLFWGGIRGGVSIALAMSIPKNEYSNAILSITYCVVVFSIIVQGLTIAKVANPKQIEKEAQEQESIALEDGH comes from the coding sequence TTGGAATTATATTATTCATTTTCAGCGCTTATTGTATTAGCATCCATTTTTGCATATATCAACTACAGATTTTTAAAACTTCCGAGCACCATCGGGATTATGGTCATTGCCATCGTGGTATCTATCATTTTGGTTTTATTTGGTGAAAGTTTTCTTCCTAAAACGTTCGGTCATCTCAATGATTTGATGAACAGTATAGACTTTACAGAAGTTCTGATGGGAGCAATGCTTAATTTTCTTCTCTTTGCAGGAGGAATTCATATTAATATTAATGATTTAAAAGAACAGTTCCGGCCGGTTCTTATATTTTCAACAGCTGGAGTAATCATTTCAACCTTTATTGTAGGATTCGGAATGTTTTATCTGTTGCCGTTGGTGGGGCTGAAAATTCCTTTTATTTACTGTTTAGTATTTGGAGCATTGATTTCGCCAACCGATCCGGTTGCGGTTTTAAGTGTTTTAAAACAGGCTAATGTTTCAAAGTCATTAGAAACAAAAATTGCCGGAGAATCGTTGTTCAATGACGGTATGGCGGTTGTAGTTTTTACAGTGGTTTTACAGTTGGCTGTAGGAAAAGAAGTTGATTTAGGTGTTGAAAATATCACAATTTTATTAATGAAAGAAGCCGGTGGCGGATTGCTTCTGGGTGTTCTTTTAGGTTGGGTTACTTCCAGATTGATGCGAGAAATTGATGATTATATTATCTCTGTATTGGTAACGCTTGCGGTCGTGATGGGAGGTTATCTTGTTGCAAGACAAATGCATGTTTCCGGTCCGTTGACGATGGTTGCAGCAGGATTGTTTATGGGTAATTTTAATGTTAAATTTAAAATGAAATCTATCACACAGGATTATCTGATCAAGTTTTGGGAACTGATCGATGAAATTCTGAATGCCGTTTTATTCCTTTTTATCGGTTTTGAATTATTGATGATTAAAGATCTAAATCATTATGTAGTTCCGGGATTATTGGCAATTGCTGTGGTTTTGATTGCAAGGTTTATTTCGATTTGGGGACCTACAAAATTTATGTCCTTCCGAACAAGATTTAGTCCGCAGACGATAAAAGTTTTATTTTGGGGTGGAATTCGCGGCGGTGTTTCCATCGCTTTGGCCATGTCTATTCCGAAAAATGAATATAGCAATGCCATTTTAAGTATTACTTATTGTGTAGTTGTGTTTTCGATTATAGTTCAGGGACTTACGATTGCAAAAGTTGCCAATCCAAAACAGATTGAAAAAGAAGCACAGGAGCAGGAAAGTATTGCTTTAGAAGACGGTCATTAA
- a CDS encoding DUF4919 domain-containing protein, with translation MSLFFFGFYFSQVNIEQIKNDVTSDPKKFYYDNLEIFKTDPKSLNQEQLNYIYYGNNYVDYGYKRSEFMNDLGEVTKFSNRKISFKKATEVLEKAKILYQKNTLNKELLLDLQKLYYTVKEQDKGDFHFSQYQLLYETIQNSGTGKLDISPLVVTTFSDQMLALENSNVFARGITFKSTVLPDGSWLNIYKNGQDLFFVRTTHHKDLYKDDK, from the coding sequence ATGTCATTATTCTTTTTTGGATTTTACTTTTCACAAGTGAATATTGAACAGATAAAAAATGATGTGACAAGTGATCCTAAAAAATTTTATTATGATAATTTAGAGATTTTTAAAACTGATCCCAAATCTTTGAACCAAGAACAGTTGAACTATATTTATTATGGAAATAATTATGTTGATTATGGTTATAAAAGAAGTGAATTTATGAATGATCTGGGTGAAGTTACCAAGTTTTCAAACAGAAAAATTTCATTTAAAAAAGCAACTGAGGTTTTAGAAAAAGCAAAAATTCTTTATCAGAAAAATACTTTAAATAAAGAACTTTTATTGGATCTTCAAAAATTATATTATACAGTAAAAGAACAAGATAAGGGAGATTTTCATTTCAGTCAATATCAACTTTTGTACGAAACAATACAAAATAGCGGAACTGGGAAATTAGATATTTCGCCGCTTGTTGTCACTACCTTTTCAGATCAAATGCTTGCTTTAGAAAATTCTAATGTTTTCGCCCGTGGAATAACATTTAAATCTACAGTTTTACCTGATGGTTCATGGTTAAATATTTATAAAAACGGACAAGATTTATTTTTTGTAAGAACAACTCATCATAAAGATCTTTATAAAGATGACAAATAA
- a CDS encoding DNA alkylation repair protein — protein sequence MTNNILKEIKESLAVLSIPEKAAFFPKFFKTGKGEYGEGDLFLGVKVPDQRLVAKEYYSKINLKELSELIASPYHEHRLTALLMLIYKFEKTKEINVKEEIIEFYLNHLQYINNWDLVDTSCYKILGRYAFENQKESLLRTLSHSDQMWHKRIAVVGTMFYIKKGSFELTKEFVTQNLFHPHDLMHKANGWLLREMGNKNEAELIAYLNQYYKQMPRTCLRYAIEKLDEQLRQDYLKGRI from the coding sequence ATGACAAATAATATTCTTAAAGAAATCAAAGAATCATTAGCTGTTTTGTCCATTCCGGAAAAAGCAGCTTTTTTTCCTAAGTTTTTCAAAACAGGGAAAGGAGAATATGGTGAAGGTGATTTGTTTTTGGGTGTGAAGGTGCCTGATCAAAGATTGGTTGCGAAGGAATATTATTCAAAAATCAATCTGAAAGAATTGAGTGAATTGATTGCTTCTCCTTATCACGAACATCGGTTGACGGCTTTACTAATGTTGATTTATAAGTTTGAAAAAACAAAAGAAATCAATGTAAAAGAAGAAATTATCGAATTTTATTTGAATCATCTTCAGTACATCAACAATTGGGATCTGGTTGACACAAGTTGTTATAAAATTTTGGGACGCTATGCTTTCGAAAATCAAAAAGAAAGTCTTTTAAGGACGCTTTCTCATTCTGACCAAATGTGGCACAAAAGAATTGCTGTGGTTGGGACTATGTTTTACATTAAAAAAGGATCGTTTGAATTAACAAAAGAGTTTGTGACCCAAAACCTGTTTCATCCACACGATTTGATGCATAAAGCAAACGGTTGGTTGCTCAGAGAAATGGGAAACAAAAATGAAGCAGAATTGATCGCTTATCTTAACCAATATTACAAACAGATGCCAAGAACATGCCTTAGATATGCCATTGAAAAGTTAGATGAACAGCTAAGACAAGATTATCTGAAAGGTCGAATTTAA
- a CDS encoding DUF6122 family protein translates to MCPPEIALLKTFVHYFLHLAFPALIAFVFYRDQWKKVYLILLATMLVDLDHLFADPIFDPNRMSVGFHILHSYYAIAVYFLLLFFKGNLRIIGIGLLFHMLTDFQDFEWWCH, encoded by the coding sequence ATGTGTCCTCCAGAAATTGCTTTATTAAAAACATTTGTGCATTACTTTCTGCATTTGGCTTTTCCGGCGCTTATTGCTTTTGTTTTTTATCGTGATCAATGGAAAAAAGTGTATCTGATTCTGCTTGCAACAATGCTGGTTGACCTTGATCATCTGTTTGCTGATCCCATTTTTGATCCCAACAGAATGAGCGTGGGTTTTCATATTTTACATTCATATTATGCTATTGCGGTGTATTTTTTGCTGCTCTTTTTTAAAGGAAATTTAAGGATAATCGGCATCGGTTTGCTCTTTCATATGTTGACTGACTTTCAGGATTTTGAGTGGTGGTGTCATTAA